TGTTTtaatgatggtttttttttttttaaagatcaagaaCAAGGAAGCTACTTAACTGTTTGAATCGGCAGTTTACCTTTCAGATGCCTAGAGTGACAAAGTGTGAGAATACGAGGAAAGAGGGAATCCTGTCCCCAATGTGTGCCAGTCAGACTGTTTGTGGGGAGACAGAGCGTGTGGAATGCCGGTGTGCCAAAAGGCAGGAATATTATTCTGAGATATCTGGGCACTGACACTGCTTTCTTTTCCCAAGAGAAAACAGTTCAAGTACCAGATGAGCTTGATATGTAGAAACagtcatttaaataaaatcactGGAGTATTGGTGTAAGCTGAAATGGTCATGTAAGTCTAAGAATGAAAGGACATTGTTGTAAGAGGGAGGCGTCTCCCTGTGCAGAGATGGTCACTGAGGGCAGCAGCCTGCTAGGGAACAAGTAAATAAGGAAAACCACACAAGGATGTGCCGAATCTGCTTTTTCTCTGGGTTACCACTTCCTGTGGGTTCTGCAGCCTGGGATGAATAAACTGGGGCTCCTGGCAGGCGTGTGTATGATCTCTCCCCACTAGTTGGTAACCCAGTTGCATGGTACATTAATTTCATAAATTGtagaaaatgggtaaaggggcATTTTCAAATGCCTAACTTCACTAATTCTTCTTAAACCCTGTGAATaccttttggttttcattttaattgtccTGTACCTGTGTAGTTGAGTGTACGCTAGAGTGAATTGTTTCAAAGTCATGACTGAAATATGCATGATGAGGCTatgaaaattgataaattagCCTCACCAAACATTGTtgaatgtatatctatatatactcaACCCCATGAAGGTGAGACCAGGGCTATCTTGTTCTTGGGAGTATCCTCAGGACTTAGCAGTGTTATTCGCTCATTTGACTATTAATTGACTTAATAGGATCTTCCAACAAATCCTTTAATGGGCTTTTTGTTATAGAGACACTAACACTGCATATGTTTAAAAACTTTTGGTTTACTTACAACTTTGccatgaaattattattttttttacctttcacTCCATTTCTCTGaggtaattaataattaatatgtaaaatattgtTCTCCAGGCTTGAAACTATTCCAACATGGCTTTCCTTGGACTCTTCTCTTTGCTGGTTCTGCAAAGTTTGGCATTAGGGACCACTTTCACTGATGAAACCATTGCTGAGTTGTCAGTGAATATGTATAACCATCTTCGAGCCACTGGAGAAGATGAAAATATTCTCTTCTCTCCACTGAGTGTCACCCTTGCAATGGGAATGATGGAACTTGGGGCCCAAGGGTCTACCCTGAAAGAAATCCGTCATTCAATGGGATATGATAGCCTGAAAAATGGTAAGTGTGCTTAGATTTAATTTCTCAAGATGGTTTGACATTAACATTCAACTCAGTTATGTTGCCTTATGCCTGAGGCAGCAGTATTTACAAAGAGTAAGAAAGAGGTCTCACTGAGGTGATATGGGTAAGAGAACCATTAGGAAACCCAAGAAAGTTCTTAGTTCCTAGCTGTATCCCTGGCTGAGTTAATCTAAGGAAATTGTATCTtctattattattgtttaaatAAACCTCACTGtgataaacaaaagcaaacaggGCTCTTGCTCTGTTGGAGTTTCCAGTTTAGAGGGAGAGGCATATATTAATCAATTAtcacataaataaatgagaaattgtAACTGATGAGTGCTATAAAAAAAACATTATTCTCTAAGAATATCagaaatttttacttaaaatcaacGGTACCTtcattatttaaatggcatccaagaatttttttaaataaatttatttatttacttttggctgtgttctgtctttgttgctgcattcaggctttctctagttgcggcgagcgggggctactcttcgttgtggtgcgtgggcttctcattgtggtggcttctcttgttgcagagcacgggctctaggcgtgcgggcttcagtagttgtggcacatgggctcagtagttgtggcttgcgggctctagagcgcaggctcagtagttgtggcgcacgggcttagttgctccgcagcatgtgggatcttcctggaccaggggtcgaacctgtgtcccctgcattggcaggcggattcctaaccactgtgccaccagggaagtcccaaaagtttttttttgaaTGTTGTATTATCATGAAAAATTTTTGTACTGGAGAAAATTTCTAGCCAACATGTATTTTGTAATCACTTTTCAATGatgtataatttctattttaatgttTCTAATATACATATGAATTAACTCATTAAAAAGTTGAGAACCAAAACAATTTCAATTGGATTTTCTAGttgtaaggttaaaaaaaagtctacttaaagtaaaatttaaaggaatattttgatttttaaactaGAAAATTAAACTTGATAACAGAAACAGATTATTTCTGATCATCATAAAATAAGACTCATTTAATTAAAGTAACCTAAGTACTTTGAAAGAAAACAATCGAAGTATCTCTACTTTATGGATTTTACCGAGAAagtcaattaaaatgaaaataatatcagTTGATAATACTAAACTGCAAAAAGTTAATTTGAACATctagaaacaacacaaatattgGAACCTCCTTAGCATGTCAGTGTGGGGAATAAGCCAGTGCTTTTCCTTTGGGCCTCTGTTCTATTAATCCCCCTTGCTGTGTTTTCATGCTCCTCCACTCTCCAGTATCCTTCACTGTGTTTGTTCCACTAATAAACTTATCTTTTGtcattttgcaggtgaagaattttctttcttgaagCATCTTTCTCACATGGTGACTGCTGAAGAGAGTCAGTATGTGATGAAAATTGCCAATTCCCTCTTTGTGCAAAATGGATTTCATATCAATGATGAGTTTTTGCAAATGATAAAAAAGTACTTTAACGCAGAAGTCAATCATGTGGACTTCGGTCAAAATGTAGCTGTGGCCAACCGTATCAATAAGTGGGTGGAGAATAATACAAATAGTAAGTCATTtggttcctttctttctctaatagCTTAGTTTTAACTCTCTTTTACTTCTGAAGTTATTTGTCCCCTTGTTCCTTTTACATTTTGAATGTTAGATTGCATTTAGTTGAGTATCTACTAATTATCTTGTATAGATTACAGCCTATTTTAGAAGCGTTGTTTATGAATAAACATTTGAGAAAGAAGTTAATTCTTTTGGCATGTATAGAATATTGGCACTGATAAATTAATATGAAATCTGTGCTCTCCAGTTGGTGAGCTTCATCTGAATAGTAGTCTTAACTACTGTATGGAATTTTGCTTGAGCTGACCATTTAATAAGTTAGATACTAGTGAGAATCACAGTTGCTGGCTCTCTTAACAATATGATTAAAATAGAGTAAGAGAGTTTAAAGATATTTGTTGGCTTTTAAACCACAGAACTTGATTGCTAATCAAAAAATTTGTACaggatgcctttaaaaaaaagagcagccCATTTTAAgcccaaataaatggagaggaatTAGAAAAGGATGCATTTATTTCAAATCTTAAttctaaatcatatttttaaaatgtatttaagctctccaaatgtttcatattttactattttattttccgaTTTTACcaacaaaataattgaaattagaataaaaaaagaGACCAAATTGAAAGTAGATTACTATGGCTGctcattaaattaattaattcatgttgtcaaaactcccaaaataatgttaatctaGTACATTTTATgctggaacaacaacaacaaaagaccctCATCCCATACCCTTTGTCCTATATTCCCCAAAATGCTGAGGCACCTTCTTAAGTACCTAAAGAAGTGCTATGACTAATAAAATGAGAGAATACAGAGTGAATGTTGGTCCTATCTTTTCTAACTATGAGATTAAAATGTAAGATAAAAGAaacatggttattttttttttttttcacacacacacactgtattttatttttacaagagataaatagactgacaccaagcattgtacatggatgaccacaacaaaagcaacaatgattgcaattaccaaacatgaaacacactcatactatgtcataatattgacattcagtccagtaatcctccactgcaacagctcctttactttgcagtgaaaattgatttgtatattctttgcctctgagtccttgtgggatttttttttttttttaaattcagacagaaagtcacaaaaattatactcatcctcatcagttcactcagtcccatgtaattaatttttttttttcatcttgatcttttgttagcacttttatgagttcatcagtttttcattagagttctgaaaatgcttattcattcagttcagcagtacagtcagttaccagaaacctgtacttgtcagagtcttttccatgaattttttgaagatgaaacccttttataggaacatatttgcaaaatcatcagagtacacccagaactgtctgtaaatgacaaaagacttaaaaatgaccacggttaaatttttgatgaaagttcataataatgcagttgacaagaaaattagttatttctgagatatacattttaaagtaataactaggattattacttataacattataccagaacatataagatttttagaaatttcatgtaatgtctgaaacatttatatgaacatatttccatacatatttccatacaaatacaagatttttagaaatttcatgtaatgtctgaaacatttatattaacatatttccatacaaataacccaataaaagtttagtattagttgttttgtttgtttttttatactgcaggttcttattaggcatcaattttatacacatcagtgtatacatgtcaatcccaatcgcccaattcagcacaccaccatccccacctcaccgcagttttccccccttggtgtccatatgtccattctctacatctgtgtctcaacttctgccctgcaaactggctcatctgtaccatttttctaggttccacatacatgcattaatatacgatatttgtttttctctttctgacttacttcactctgtatgacagtctctagatccatccacgtctcaacaaatgactcaatttcgttcctttttatggctgagtaatattccattgtatatatgtaccacaacttctttatccattcgtctgctgatgggcatttaggttgcttccatgacctggctattgtaaatagtgctgcagtgaacattcgggtgcatgtgtctttttgaattacggttttctctgggtatatgcccagtagtgggattgctgggtcatatggtaattctatttttagttttttaaggaacctccatattgttctccatagtggctgtatcaatttacattcccaccaacagtgcaagagggttcccttttctccacaccctctccagcatttgttgtttgtagattttctgatgatgcccattctaacaggagtgaggtgatacctcattgtagttttgatttgcatttctctaataattagtgatgttgagcatcttttcatgtgcttcgtggccgtctgtatgtcttctttggagaaatgtctatttaggtcttctgcccatttttggattggggtgtttgtttctttgatattgagctgaatgagctgtttacatattttggagattaatcctttgtccgttgattcatttgcaaatattttctcccattctgagggttgtcttttcgtcttgtttatggtttcctttgctgtgcaaaagctttgaagtttcattaggtcccacttgtttatttttgtttttatttccattactctaggaggtggatcaaaaaagatcttgctgtgatttatgtccaagagtgttcttcctatgttttcctctaagagttttatagtgtccagtcttatatttaggtctctaatccattttgagtttatttttgtgtatggtgttagggagtattctaatttcattcttttacatgtagctgtccagttttcccagcaccacttattgaagagactgtcttttctccattgtatatctttgcctcctttgtcatagattagttgaccataggtgcgtgggttaatctctgggctttctatcttgttccattgatctatgtttctgtttttgtgccagtaccatattgtcttgatcactgtagctttgtagtagagtctgaagtcagggagtctgattcctccagctccatttttttgcctcaagactgctttggctattcggggtcttttgtgtctccatacaaattttaagatgatttgttctagctccgtaaaaaatgccattggtaatttgatagggattgcattgaatctgtagattgctttgggtagtatactcattttcacaatgttgattcttccaatccaagaacatggtatatctctccatctgttggtatcatctttaatttctttcatcagtgtcttatagttttctgcatacaggtcttttgtctccctaggtaggtttattcctaagtattttattctttttgttgcaatggtaaatcggagtgtttccataatttctctttcagatttttcatcattagtgtataggaatgcaagagatttctgtgcattaattttgtatcctgcaactttaccatattcattaattagctctagcagttttctggtggcagttttaggattctctatgtatagtatcatgtcatctgcaaacagtgacagttttacttcttcttttccaatttgtattccttttatttctttttcttctctgattgccgtggctaggacttccagaactatgttgaataatagtggtgagagtggacatccttgtctcgttcctgatcttagaggaaatgctttcagtttttcaccattgagaatgatgtttgctgtgggcttgtcatatatggcctttattatgttgaggtaggttccctctatgcccactttctggagagtttttatcagaaatgggtgttgaattttgtcaaaagctttttctgcatctattgagatgatcatatggtttttctccttcaatttgttaatatggtgtatcacattgattgatttgtgtatattgaagaatccttgcatccctgggataaatcccacttgatcgtggtgtatgatccttttaatgtgttgttggattctgtttgctagtattttgttgaggatttttgcatctatattcatcagtgatattggtctgtaattttctttttttgtagtgtctttgtctggttttggtatcagggtgatggtggcctcatagaatgagtttgggagtgttccttcctctgcaattttttggaagagtttgagaaggatgggtgttagctcttctctaaatgtttgatagaattcacctgtgaagccatctgctcctggacttttgtttgttggaagatttttaatcacagtttcaatttcattacttgtgattggtctgttcatattttctatttcttcccgattcagtcttggaaggttatacctttctaagaatttgtccatttcttccaggttgtccattttattggcataaagttgcttggagtagtctcttaggatgctttgtatttctgcggtgtctgttgtaacttctcctttttcatttctgattttattgatttgagtcctctccctctttttcttgatgagtctggctaatggcttatcaattttgtttatcttctcaaagaaccaacttttagttttattgatctttgctattgttttctttgtttctatttcatttatttctgctctgatctttatgatttctttccttctgctaactttgggttttgtttgttcttctttctctagtttctttaggtttaaggttagattgtttacttgagatttttcttgtttctttaggtaggcttgtatagatataaacttccctcttagaaccgcttttgctgcatcccataggttttgggtcgtcgtgttttccttgtcatttgtctctaggtatttttttatttcctctttgatttcttcagtgatctcttggttatttagtaacgtattgtttagcctccatgtgtttgtcttttttacgtttttttccctgtaattcatttctaatctcatagcgttgtggtcagaaaagatgcttgatatgatttcaattttcttaaatttactgaggcttgatttgtgacccaagatgtgatctatcctggagaatgttccgtgcgcacttgagaagaacgtgtaatctgctgtttttggatggaatgtcctatatatatcaattaaatctatctggtctattgtgtcatttaaagcttctgtttccttatttattttcattttggatgatctgtccattggtgtaagtgaagtgttaaagtcccccactattattgtgttactgtcgatttcctcttttagagctgttagcagttgccttatgtattgaggtgctcctatgttgggtgcatatatatttataattgttatatcttcttcttggattgatccctggatcattatgtagtgtccttccttgtctcttgtaacattctttattttaaagtctattttatctgatatgagtatagctactccagctttcttttgatttccatttgcatggaatatctttttccatcccctcactttcagtctgtatgtgtccctaggtctaaagtgggtctcttgtcgacagcatatatatgggtcttgtttttgtatccattcagccagtctatgtcttttggttggggcatttaatccattcacgtttaaggtaattatcgatatgtatgttcctatgaccattttcttaattgttttgggtttgtttttgtaggtccttttcttctcttgtgtttcccacttagagaagttcctttagcatttgttgtagagctggtttggtggtgctgaactctcttagcttttgcttgtctgtaaagcttttgatttctccatcaaatctaaatgagatccttgccgggtagagtaatcttggttgtaggttcttccctttcatcactttaagtatatcatgccactcccttgtggcttgcagagtttctgctgagaaatcagccgttaaccttatgggagttcccttgtatgttatttgtcgtttttcccttgctgctttcaataatttttctttgtctttaatttttgccactttgattactatgtgtctcggcgtgtttctccttgggtttattctgtatgggactctctgcgcttcctggacttgggtggctatttcctttcccatgttagggaagttttcgactataatctcttcaaatattttctctggtcctttctctctctcttctccttctgggacccctataatgcgaatgttgttgcgtttcatgttgtcccagaggtctcttaggctgtcttcatttcttttcattcttttttctttagtctgttccgcagcagtgaattccaccattctgtcttccaggtcacttatccgttcttctgcctcagttattctgctattgattccttctagtgtagttttcatttcagttattgtattggtcatctctgtttgtttgttctttaattcttctaggtctttgttaatcatttcttgcatcttctcaatctttgcctccattcttattccgaggtcctggatcatcttcactatcattattctgaattctttttctggaaggttgcctatctccacttcatttagttgtttttctggggttttttcttgttccttcatctggtacatagccctctgccttttcatcttctctatctttctgtaactgtggtttttggtccacaggctgcaggattgtagtttttcttgcttctgttgtctgccctctggtggttgaggctatctaagaggcttgatgggaggctctggtggtgggtagagctgactgttgctgtggcagtcagagctcagtaaaaccttaatccacttgactgttgatgggtggggctgggttccctccctgttggttgttttgcctgaggcaacccaacactggagcctacccgtgctctttggtggggttattggcagactctgggagggctcacgccaaggagaacttcccagaacctctgctgccagtgtccttatccccacggtgaaacagagccaccactcgcctctgcaggagaccccccaacaccagcaggtaggtctggttcagtctcccccagggtcactgctccttcccctgggtcccgatgcacacattactttgtgtgtgccctccaagagtggggtctctgtttcccccagtcctgtcaaagtcctgcaatcaattcccactaggcttcaaagtctgattctctaggaattcctcctcccgtagccggacccccaggttgggaagcctgacgtggggctcagaaccttcactccagtgggtggacttccgtggtataagtgttcgccagtctgtgagccacccacccagcagttatgggatttgattttactctgattgcgcccctcctaccgtctcactgtggcttctcctctgtccttggacgtggggtatcctccttggtgacgtccagggtcttcctgtcaatgattgtccagcagccagttgtgatcgaaacatggttattttttaacattcaaaGAATAAATTAAGAATAATAATTCAGCTTCATTAGATTGGATTATTGAAAGCTGTTTATTTCCAAATTCTTCTTAAACAATTTCAGCCATTAATAAAGTCCCAATGTCTTTCAAAATGGATTTAGAAAGGAACATTATAAGTGATAAAAAATAAGGTATCATTAGTTAAATTGGCTTTTACTCATCTGTTTTCACCTAATCAAAAGCAGTTCTTATATCTGATAGATATCCAATGTACATGGGGGAAAGGTTTGAACTGGATGACATTTTAATCATGTACATTGTTCAAGAataaacttaagaaatatttgttgaatgcttacTCTGTGTTGAGTTTTACATGCATCATTGCAACCAGAAAGTAGTAAAGCCTGAGATTCTGTTGTATGTGGTTCTATAGTTTGTGCAAATGTCAAGATGCTACTAGTTAGTGTTATTTTAGGTGGTGTGGGTATTTTAGATGCCCTTAGTCTgtaagtatatgtgtgtgtgtgtgtgtgtgtgtgtgtgtgtgtgtaacattttttcctttgaaagttagatacttttaatttttattgtaaattttatAATGATATAAAGTTCATCTCAAGCACTCTATTGGATGGTAGTTTGATAATCTTTTGGTTTCCTTTCACCTTCAAATTTAATATGaattttcatccattcattttttcctgaataggtCTGTTGAAAGATTTGGTATCTCCAAGGGATTTTGACGCCGTCACTCATCTGGCCCTCATCAATGCTGTCTATTTCAAAGGGAATTGGAAGTCACAATTTAGACCTGAAAATACCAGAACTTTTTCCTTCACTAAAGATGATGAAAGTGAAGTCCAAATTCCGATGATGTATCAACAAGGAGAATTTTATTATGGTAAGACATTTTGGCTTTTATTTGTCTCTTCTCGCAGTATATCAACAAATTTCTaagaaaaaacatgaaatattcGTTACTCAGATTTCTCAACAGTCTGGTTTGGGCTACAATTCAATTTTCTTGGCCCCATTTTCAAAGGCCTCTAATTAGATCCTCAGTGAATGTTATATGTTTTGATAGTTTTCCAATATGTTTCTTAATTTATAAAGTTGATTACACCTACAGAGTGGCTTTATTCATGTGAAAATATCTGACCTTGTGTAAGGATGTTCTGAGTTACTCCAGAAAGTCATTCGCTTTGGGGTGGTTTTCAGGGAACCGTATGTCCCACCCAGCTCTTGATTTGAACACCTCATCACTTCTTGAATTATAAGCattcctttaaaattttgctttcagACTTGTTTACATATGGTCAGGCATAATTATTCATTCATAGTTTCACTTACT
Above is a window of Eschrichtius robustus isolate mEscRob2 chromosome 6, mEscRob2.pri, whole genome shotgun sequence DNA encoding:
- the SERPINI1 gene encoding neuroserpin; translated protein: MAFLGLFSLLVLQSLALGTTFTDETIAELSVNMYNHLRATGEDENILFSPLSVTLAMGMMELGAQGSTLKEIRHSMGYDSLKNGEEFSFLKHLSHMVTAEESQYVMKIANSLFVQNGFHINDEFLQMIKKYFNAEVNHVDFGQNVAVANRINKWVENNTNSLLKDLVSPRDFDAVTHLALINAVYFKGNWKSQFRPENTRTFSFTKDDESEVQIPMMYQQGEFYYGEFSDGSNEAGGIYQVLEIPYEGDEISMMLVLSRQEVPLATLEPLVKAQLIEEWANSVKKQKVEVYLPRFTVEQEIDLKHVLKALGITEVFIKNANLTALSDNKEIFLSKAIHKSFIEVNEEGSEAAAASGMIAISRMAVLYPQVIVDHPFFFLIRNRRTGTILFMGRVMHPETMNTSGHDFEEL